A part of Myxococcus landrumus genomic DNA contains:
- a CDS encoding site-specific recombinase — protein sequence MNAPSSSPPAPSRSHHGPSEREVDAFCVQYAPRAPGHPAVRDVYRLLRDVPEDGLEPRLAWVERWVAWLREDIPAHALVDASEPEAPVADTRLALMVRVLEGEPAMRAAVTHLVAAVCDGSRGLKLFAQVGLPAGQGFLAEAGDRLARKVLPAAPEPGKLSELLLRVFPVPEDAVWLALLSPALLAKLALLVGEPRPPDPMPGARVRADMMDALMLLAVQTSALGTLEDMRDRSPETSFRASPFLRLRRVCDAVLARDAAPDTLRELSTTVDDCRQVVASVSRHLESAGVSVDLVYRLERIRRGLERMEAIARVLGAPRGEPRWREALGLLSDLLRRAHEDRSVGDLVRRNARMLARKIIERAGHSGEHYITTTRAEFHAMVDSAAGGGLVTAFAVATKFVLAALALAPFFAWLVVGLNYALAFVLIQALGFTLATKQPSVTAATLAGAVSDGARGERLSSLVDIIPRITRSQLAAFAGNLGCVLPTAVALALVWQAAVGAPFLSPAKAQATVASLHPWKSGSLPFAALTGVLLWVSSVAGGWLENFVVYRRLPEALAHHRVLRRVLGVSGARKLADGLLHAASGLGANVTLGFLLALMVVLGSFFGLPLDVRHVTFSLGQLAIAGSVLGPQGVLQPDFLAALGGVAAIGSLNFVVSFSLALGVAVRARDIPFTEALPFLRAVALRFRMDPRSFFLPPKPPAEVPAPIPLDARP from the coding sequence ATGAACGCCCCCTCCTCCTCTCCCCCCGCGCCCAGTCGCAGCCATCACGGCCCGTCCGAGCGGGAAGTGGATGCGTTCTGCGTGCAGTACGCGCCGCGCGCCCCCGGGCACCCCGCGGTGCGGGACGTGTACCGGCTCCTGCGTGACGTGCCGGAGGACGGGCTGGAGCCCCGGCTCGCGTGGGTGGAGCGGTGGGTGGCGTGGCTGCGCGAGGACATCCCCGCCCATGCCCTGGTGGACGCCTCCGAGCCCGAGGCCCCCGTCGCCGACACGCGCCTGGCCTTGATGGTCCGCGTGCTGGAGGGGGAGCCGGCCATGCGCGCCGCCGTCACCCACCTGGTCGCCGCCGTGTGCGACGGCAGCCGGGGCCTGAAGCTCTTCGCGCAGGTGGGCCTGCCCGCCGGCCAGGGGTTCCTCGCGGAGGCCGGCGACCGGCTGGCGCGAAAGGTGCTCCCCGCCGCGCCCGAGCCGGGCAAGCTGTCGGAGCTGCTCCTGCGCGTGTTCCCCGTGCCGGAGGACGCGGTGTGGCTGGCCCTGCTGTCCCCCGCGCTGCTGGCGAAGCTGGCCTTGCTCGTGGGCGAGCCCCGGCCTCCGGACCCGATGCCCGGCGCCCGCGTGCGCGCGGACATGATGGACGCCCTGATGCTGCTGGCGGTGCAGACCTCCGCGCTGGGCACCCTGGAGGACATGCGGGACCGCTCTCCGGAGACGTCCTTCCGCGCATCGCCGTTCCTGCGCCTGCGGCGCGTGTGTGACGCGGTGCTGGCACGGGACGCGGCGCCGGACACGCTGCGCGAATTGTCCACGACGGTCGACGACTGCCGGCAGGTGGTGGCCAGCGTGTCGCGCCACCTGGAGTCCGCGGGCGTCAGCGTGGACCTGGTGTACCGGCTGGAGCGCATCCGCCGGGGCCTGGAGCGCATGGAGGCCATTGCCCGCGTGCTGGGCGCCCCCCGCGGAGAGCCCCGCTGGCGCGAGGCGCTGGGCCTGTTGTCGGACCTGCTGCGCCGCGCGCACGAGGACCGCTCCGTGGGCGACCTGGTGCGGCGCAACGCGCGGATGCTGGCGCGCAAAATCATCGAGCGCGCGGGCCACTCGGGCGAGCACTACATCACCACCACCCGCGCGGAGTTCCACGCCATGGTGGACTCGGCGGCGGGCGGCGGGCTGGTGACGGCCTTCGCGGTGGCCACCAAGTTCGTGCTCGCCGCGCTGGCGCTGGCCCCGTTCTTCGCGTGGCTCGTCGTCGGGCTCAACTACGCGCTGGCCTTCGTCCTCATCCAGGCCCTGGGCTTCACGCTGGCCACCAAGCAGCCCTCCGTCACCGCCGCCACGCTGGCCGGCGCGGTGAGCGATGGCGCCCGGGGTGAGCGGCTCTCCAGCCTGGTGGACATCATCCCCCGCATCACCCGCTCCCAGCTCGCCGCCTTCGCCGGCAACCTGGGCTGCGTGCTGCCCACGGCGGTGGCCCTGGCCCTGGTGTGGCAGGCGGCGGTGGGCGCGCCCTTCCTCTCCCCCGCGAAGGCCCAGGCCACGGTGGCGTCCCTGCACCCGTGGAAAAGCGGCTCGTTGCCGTTCGCCGCCCTCACGGGCGTATTGCTGTGGGTGTCCAGCGTGGCCGGCGGGTGGCTGGAGAACTTCGTGGTGTACCGGCGGCTGCCGGAGGCCCTGGCCCACCACCGCGTGCTGCGGCGGGTGCTGGGTGTCTCGGGCGCGCGCAAGCTGGCGGACGGGCTGCTCCACGCCGCCTCCGGCCTGGGCGCCAACGTGACGCTGGGCTTCCTGCTGGCGCTGATGGTGGTGCTGGGGAGCTTCTTCGGGCTGCCGCTGGACGTCCGGCACGTCACCTTCTCGCTGGGGCAGTTGGCCATCGCCGGCAGCGTCCTGGGGCCCCAGGGGGTGCTCCAGCCGGACTTCCTCGCCGCGCTGGGCGGGGTGGCGGCCATCGGGAGCCTCAACTTCGTCGTGTCCTTCTCCCTGGCCCTGGGGGTGGCGGTGCGGGCCCGTGACATCCCCTTCACGGAGGCCCTGCCCTTCCTGCGGGCGGTGGCCCTGCGCTTCCGGATGGACCCCCGCTCGTTCTTCCTGCCTCCCAAGCCTCCGGCCGAGGTGCCGGCCCCCATCCCCCTGGACGCCCGTCCCTGA
- a CDS encoding TIGR02996 domain-containing protein, with the protein MPTPKLASLLEPANQGDWSRVLQGLLVAWRAAPNPELARCVVNVGNKLASEPAPSKDWDTLAKTQDAAVLATLLATLLDKGSVKARARLETLADWPLDPRIDRWVAGHFADPPFTSTGARPFWTRLAPLARRIQDTQAASTVLKARSGYDEEVDAEEFLARHVDRIRAELEAAKDTVLSEEEAKVLGKLDAALTEAAPPKPAREGDAKELLARVLEKPEDDEARAVLADILLEQEHPRGELIALQLEATRRELTAAEKKRERAILKTARKELLGPLDEVLKPDCVFTRGFLSHAALKQGSARAIASAIAKTVGHPLWATVEHLEGRGDSDVTTHEVMKSLRSLAHSDVGCAELAKWPRLEALVDTRSADEWLDLAKTPGAFPGLRRLDRTASLPQVADFLRTPLVARLEQLQLRLRLSNGDAEAAAALFDLVRESKVPEVTFRWVRLTVKDWSSGYRFTRTPSGQYSVHVFTTKMNDAHEDVVQADVLTALEQVARLKPETLTLAHQFETRVKTAVERRARELGATLDE; encoded by the coding sequence ATGCCCACCCCCAAGCTTGCGTCCCTGCTGGAGCCCGCGAATCAGGGCGACTGGAGCCGCGTGCTCCAGGGCCTCCTCGTGGCCTGGCGCGCGGCGCCGAACCCGGAGCTCGCCCGATGTGTCGTCAACGTGGGCAACAAGCTGGCGAGTGAGCCGGCACCGTCGAAAGACTGGGACACCCTGGCGAAGACGCAGGACGCGGCGGTGCTCGCGACACTGCTCGCGACGCTGCTCGACAAGGGCTCGGTGAAGGCTCGCGCGCGGCTGGAGACCCTCGCGGACTGGCCCCTGGACCCGCGCATCGACCGATGGGTCGCGGGCCACTTCGCGGACCCGCCGTTCACCAGCACGGGCGCTCGTCCCTTCTGGACGCGACTTGCTCCGCTGGCCCGCCGCATCCAGGACACCCAGGCCGCGAGCACGGTGCTGAAGGCCCGGTCCGGTTACGACGAGGAGGTGGATGCGGAGGAGTTCCTGGCCCGGCACGTCGACCGCATCCGCGCGGAGCTTGAGGCCGCGAAGGACACCGTGCTCTCCGAGGAGGAGGCGAAGGTCCTCGGAAAGCTCGATGCGGCACTCACGGAGGCCGCGCCTCCGAAGCCCGCGCGCGAAGGGGACGCGAAGGAGCTGCTCGCGCGAGTGCTCGAGAAGCCCGAGGACGACGAAGCCCGCGCCGTGCTGGCGGACATCCTCCTGGAACAGGAACACCCTCGCGGAGAGCTCATCGCGCTCCAGCTCGAAGCCACGCGCCGAGAGCTCACGGCCGCCGAGAAGAAGCGCGAGCGTGCGATTCTGAAGACGGCGCGCAAGGAGCTGCTCGGGCCCTTGGATGAAGTGCTCAAGCCCGACTGCGTCTTCACCCGAGGCTTCCTGTCCCATGCCGCGCTGAAGCAGGGCAGCGCCCGCGCCATCGCGAGCGCCATCGCGAAGACGGTGGGCCATCCCCTGTGGGCCACGGTGGAGCACCTGGAGGGACGCGGCGACTCCGACGTCACCACGCACGAGGTCATGAAGTCGCTGCGCTCGCTCGCGCACAGCGACGTGGGCTGCGCGGAGCTCGCGAAGTGGCCTCGCCTCGAAGCCCTCGTCGACACGCGCTCCGCTGACGAGTGGCTCGACCTGGCGAAGACGCCGGGGGCCTTTCCGGGGCTCCGCCGGCTCGACCGCACCGCCTCTCTCCCCCAGGTGGCGGACTTCCTGCGCACGCCCCTGGTCGCGCGATTGGAGCAGCTCCAGCTCCGGCTGCGGCTCTCCAACGGTGACGCCGAGGCCGCCGCCGCGCTCTTCGACCTCGTCCGGGAGTCGAAGGTCCCCGAGGTCACCTTTCGCTGGGTGCGCCTGACGGTCAAGGACTGGAGCAGCGGCTACCGCTTCACGCGGACGCCCTCCGGCCAGTACTCGGTCCACGTCTTCACCACGAAGATGAACGACGCCCACGAGGACGTGGTCCAGGCGGATGTCCTCACCGCGCTCGAACAGGTGGCGCGGCTCAAGCCCGAGACCCTCACCCTGGCGCACCAGTTCGAGACCCGCGTGAAGACCGCCGTCGAACGGCGGGCCCGAGAACTGGGCGCGACGCTCGACGAGTGA
- the metK gene encoding methionine adenosyltransferase, protein MPTDFLFTSESVTEGHPDKIADQISDGVLDAIIAKDPQARVAVETLVKTGLAIVAGEVTTNTYVDIPKIVRSTICRIGYTDSAMGYDGNTCGVMVAIEGQSQDIARGVDNKKEQGAGDQGMMFGFACDETSELMPAPLHYAHALTRKLADVRRKQHDWIRPDGKSQVTVEYRDGRPVRIDAVVVSTQHSDDVSNKRIQEAIREDVIAKVLPKKFIDNKTKFYINPTGRFVVGGPMGDSGVTGRKIIVDTYGGMGRHGGGAFSGKDPSKVDRSAAYMGRHIAKTVVAAGLARRCEVQVSYAIGVAEPVSVMVETFGTATVPEERIAKAIRQTFGLKPREITEHLDLLRPIYQKTAAYGHFGRTEKEFTWERTDRKDALKDAATGPAPRRLKAV, encoded by the coding sequence ATGCCTACCGACTTCCTGTTCACGTCCGAATCCGTTACCGAGGGCCACCCGGACAAGATCGCCGACCAGATTTCCGACGGCGTCCTGGATGCCATCATCGCCAAGGACCCCCAGGCGCGCGTCGCGGTGGAGACGCTCGTCAAGACGGGCCTGGCCATCGTCGCCGGCGAGGTGACCACGAACACGTACGTGGACATCCCCAAGATTGTCCGGAGCACCATTTGTCGGATTGGCTACACCGACAGCGCGATGGGCTACGACGGCAACACGTGCGGCGTGATGGTCGCCATCGAAGGCCAGAGCCAGGACATCGCGCGCGGCGTGGACAACAAGAAGGAGCAGGGCGCCGGTGACCAGGGCATGATGTTCGGCTTCGCTTGCGACGAGACGTCGGAGCTGATGCCCGCGCCGCTGCACTACGCGCACGCGCTGACGCGCAAGCTGGCGGACGTGCGCCGCAAGCAGCACGACTGGATTCGCCCCGACGGCAAGAGCCAGGTGACGGTGGAGTACCGCGACGGCCGTCCGGTGCGCATCGACGCGGTGGTGGTGTCCACGCAGCACTCGGATGACGTCTCCAACAAGCGCATCCAGGAGGCCATCCGCGAGGACGTCATCGCGAAGGTGCTGCCCAAGAAGTTCATCGACAACAAGACCAAGTTCTACATCAACCCCACGGGCCGCTTCGTGGTGGGTGGCCCCATGGGCGACTCGGGCGTGACGGGCCGGAAGATCATCGTCGACACCTACGGCGGCATGGGCCGTCACGGTGGCGGCGCCTTCAGCGGCAAGGACCCGTCCAAGGTGGACCGCTCCGCGGCGTACATGGGGCGCCACATCGCCAAGACGGTGGTGGCCGCGGGCCTGGCTCGTCGCTGCGAGGTGCAGGTCTCCTACGCCATCGGCGTGGCCGAGCCGGTCAGCGTGATGGTGGAGACGTTCGGCACCGCGACGGTTCCGGAAGAGCGCATCGCCAAGGCCATCCGCCAGACGTTCGGCCTGAAGCCGCGCGAAATCACCGAGCACCTGGACCTGCTGCGGCCCATCTACCAGAAGACCGCCGCGTACGGTCACTTCGGCCGCACGGAGAAGGAGTTCACCTGGGAGCGCACGGACCGCAAGGACGCGCTCAAGGACGCCGCCACCGGCCCCGCGCCGCGCCGCCTGAAGGCCGTCTGA
- a CDS encoding CoA pyrophosphatase, translating into MSVEALFQGVESRLAARPARDVNLPGLVLREAAVLVPLFERDGVPHMVFTRRPATLRTHANQYSYPGGGRDAEDLTPLHTALRETEEELGIDRRGVRVLGMLDEVPTISQYRVRPFVGVIPGDGQYTPSVEEVAFILEVPLERLMDPSILRVERKEVLGAERDLYFYTYEGHVIWGATARILRDFLAQVEQVPGLQALLTPPR; encoded by the coding sequence GTGAGCGTGGAGGCGTTGTTCCAGGGGGTGGAGTCACGGCTCGCGGCGCGTCCGGCTCGCGACGTGAATCTGCCGGGGCTCGTGTTGCGCGAGGCCGCGGTGCTGGTGCCGCTGTTCGAGCGCGATGGCGTGCCTCACATGGTGTTCACCCGCCGCCCGGCCACGTTGCGCACCCACGCCAACCAGTACAGCTACCCAGGGGGCGGTCGCGACGCGGAGGACCTCACGCCGCTGCACACCGCGCTGCGCGAGACGGAGGAGGAGCTGGGCATCGACCGCAGGGGCGTGCGGGTGCTCGGCATGCTGGACGAGGTGCCCACCATCTCCCAGTACCGCGTGCGTCCCTTCGTCGGCGTGATTCCGGGCGATGGCCAGTACACGCCCAGCGTCGAGGAGGTGGCCTTCATCCTCGAGGTGCCCCTGGAGCGGCTGATGGACCCGTCCATCCTCCGCGTCGAGCGCAAGGAAGTCCTCGGCGCCGAGCGGGACTTGTACTTCTACACCTACGAGGGCCACGTCATCTGGGGCGCCACCGCGCGCATCCTCCGTGACTTCCTGGCGCAGGTGGAGCAGGTGCCCGGGTTGCAGGCGCTGCTCACGCCTCCGCGCTAG
- a CDS encoding Tgt2/MlaC family protein translates to MNARFRTLSLLVAFTLSVPALAAAPKQKDDPIAKPVKTVVSSVRYERDAAALKLFGGEEQGKYLLGDSWAKGTDEQRKEFVTLFHGLFAKIAFPRVRENFKSLEDIVYSPAEVNGNEATVDSVVFIKHPLKTQEMKLKYRLVKDGAAWKVVDVTVLGSSMLQDIRDTQVQPLLQQGGWDLLLGRMRQELAKK, encoded by the coding sequence ATGAACGCCCGCTTCCGTACCCTCTCCCTCCTGGTTGCCTTCACGCTGTCCGTGCCCGCGCTCGCCGCGGCGCCGAAGCAGAAGGACGACCCCATCGCCAAGCCGGTGAAGACGGTGGTCTCCTCCGTGCGCTACGAGCGCGACGCGGCGGCGCTCAAGCTCTTCGGCGGTGAGGAGCAGGGGAAGTACCTCCTCGGTGATTCGTGGGCGAAGGGCACCGACGAGCAGCGCAAGGAGTTCGTCACCCTCTTCCACGGCCTGTTCGCCAAGATTGCCTTCCCGCGCGTGCGGGAGAACTTCAAGTCGCTGGAGGACATCGTCTACTCGCCCGCCGAGGTGAACGGCAACGAGGCCACGGTGGACTCGGTCGTCTTCATCAAGCACCCGCTGAAGACGCAGGAGATGAAGCTGAAGTACCGGCTGGTGAAGGACGGGGCCGCGTGGAAGGTGGTGGACGTGACGGTGCTGGGCTCGTCCATGCTCCAGGACATCCGCGACACGCAGGTGCAGCCGCTGCTCCAGCAGGGTGGCTGGGACCTGCTCCTGGGCCGCATGCGCCAGGAGCTGGCGAAGAAGTAA
- a CDS encoding YchJ family protein: MPPAPPCPCCSGLRYRECCAPFHRGDAEAPDAERLMRSRYSAFAMREAAYLWKTLHPSHPDRARPEDVVVRELRTFAQGHQFPKLVVMDRREPDAQGTAQVLFFAKVFEKGKERSFVERSDFQHDGVGWRYHSGDTLALRELKVPPETLTIATFPK; encoded by the coding sequence ATGCCCCCTGCCCCTCCGTGCCCCTGCTGTTCCGGACTGCGCTATCGCGAGTGCTGCGCGCCCTTCCACCGAGGTGACGCGGAAGCGCCCGACGCCGAGCGCCTGATGCGCAGCCGCTACAGCGCCTTCGCGATGCGCGAGGCCGCCTACCTGTGGAAGACACTCCATCCGAGCCACCCGGACCGCGCCCGGCCGGAGGACGTGGTGGTGCGCGAGCTGCGCACGTTCGCCCAGGGACACCAGTTCCCCAAGCTGGTCGTGATGGACCGGCGGGAGCCGGACGCCCAGGGCACCGCGCAGGTGCTCTTCTTCGCGAAGGTGTTCGAGAAGGGCAAGGAGCGCTCCTTCGTCGAGCGCTCCGACTTCCAGCATGACGGCGTCGGCTGGCGCTACCACTCCGGTGACACGCTCGCGCTGCGCGAGCTGAAGGTGCCTCCGGAGACGCTGACCATCGCCACGTTTCCGAAGTGA
- a CDS encoding undecaprenyl-diphosphate phosphatase: MSLLEAIVLGLVQGLTEFLPISSTAHLRIAPELFGWKDPGAAYSAVIQLGTVAAVLIYFRKDIVSLVGAFFRGLVKKDPFGTVESRLAWFVLVGTLPIGLCGLAFKKSIETQFRSLYVISASLIILAIILFVVEKRASHRRTLADMTWRDGILIGLWQALALIPGSSRSGTTLTGGLSLGLKREDAARYSFLLSIPATTLAGLFELKHLMEATERPSALSLWVGTLVAFGSGMAAIAWLLNYLRSRTTLVFVIYRIVLGVLLLVLLQAGVLKPLSGAEHAEAPRDAGAQQVEKQVAD; the protein is encoded by the coding sequence ATGAGCCTCCTTGAAGCCATTGTCCTGGGACTGGTCCAGGGTCTCACCGAGTTCCTTCCCATCAGCTCCACCGCGCACCTGCGCATCGCGCCGGAGCTGTTCGGATGGAAGGACCCGGGGGCCGCGTACTCGGCGGTCATCCAGCTGGGCACGGTGGCCGCCGTGCTCATCTACTTCCGCAAGGACATCGTCTCGCTCGTGGGCGCCTTCTTCCGCGGGCTCGTGAAGAAGGACCCCTTCGGCACGGTGGAGTCCCGGCTGGCGTGGTTCGTGTTGGTGGGCACGCTGCCCATCGGCCTGTGCGGCCTGGCCTTCAAGAAGTCCATCGAGACGCAGTTCCGCTCGCTCTACGTCATCTCCGCCAGCCTCATCATCCTGGCCATCATCCTCTTCGTCGTGGAGAAGCGCGCCTCGCATCGGCGGACGCTCGCGGACATGACGTGGCGGGACGGCATCCTCATCGGACTGTGGCAGGCGCTGGCGCTCATCCCAGGCTCGTCGCGCTCGGGCACCACGCTCACCGGCGGCCTGTCGCTGGGGCTCAAACGCGAGGACGCGGCGCGCTACTCGTTCCTCCTGTCCATCCCCGCCACCACGCTCGCGGGCCTCTTCGAGCTCAAGCACCTGATGGAAGCCACCGAGCGCCCCAGCGCCCTGTCGCTCTGGGTGGGGACGCTGGTGGCCTTCGGGTCGGGCATGGCGGCCATCGCGTGGCTGTTGAACTACCTGCGCTCACGCACGACGCTGGTGTTCGTCATCTACCGCATCGTGCTGGGCGTGCTGCTCCTCGTGCTGCTGCAGGCGGGAGTGCTCAAGCCCTTGTCGGGCGCGGAGCACGCGGAGGCACCTCGCGACGCGGGGGCACAGCAGGTGGAGAAGCAGGTCGCGGACTAG
- a CDS encoding MBOAT family O-acyltransferase, producing the protein MLSHSLQYVVFVIAVFALYWAVHQHFWPRMVVLLVASVYFYAAFTPFPLLIFLVGVTVDHLLVKGMGRSQSPGVRKLLVTLSIVSNLGLLAGFKYLELLRKTALELVPATWGLHIRETPFSLILPVGLSFFVFQAISYTVDVYRGKASAGYSFIEHLLYMLFFPRVVNGPIIRASELLERFRDVPTLTPEDGGRAMFRIAVGLVKKLVIADVLGSGIVDPVFAAPEKYASAECVVAAIAYTFELYYDFSGYSDIALGVAALFGFKFPENFNRPYLAKNLGEFWNRWHMSLSTWLRDYLYRPLGGNRVSKPRVLFNLMTVMVLGGLWHGADWRFAVWGGVHGFALGLTRCWEWTIGKPEKPGVPRIAVGMLATFTIVVLTRVVFRAKNMTDAGEFYARMMEGVPGIANVSPLVWGMLAAAVFFHAVPMKLYTVTSELFVRLPVPVRAVALILLGLGIRHLSAVETRPYVYLQF; encoded by the coding sequence GTGCTCTCGCACAGCCTCCAGTACGTCGTCTTCGTCATCGCGGTGTTCGCCCTCTACTGGGCGGTGCACCAGCACTTCTGGCCGCGCATGGTCGTGCTGCTGGTGGCCAGCGTGTACTTCTACGCGGCCTTCACGCCCTTCCCGCTGCTCATCTTCCTGGTGGGCGTCACGGTGGACCACCTGCTCGTCAAGGGGATGGGACGCTCGCAATCGCCGGGCGTGCGCAAGTTGCTCGTCACGCTGTCCATCGTGTCGAACCTGGGGTTGCTCGCGGGGTTCAAGTACCTGGAGCTCCTGCGCAAGACGGCGCTGGAGCTGGTGCCCGCCACCTGGGGCCTGCACATCCGCGAGACGCCGTTCAGCTTGATTCTGCCGGTGGGCCTGTCGTTCTTCGTGTTCCAGGCCATCAGCTACACGGTGGACGTGTACCGGGGGAAGGCGAGCGCCGGGTACTCGTTCATCGAGCACCTGCTCTACATGCTGTTCTTCCCGCGCGTGGTGAACGGACCCATCATCCGCGCGTCGGAGCTGCTGGAGCGCTTCCGCGACGTGCCCACGCTGACGCCCGAGGACGGCGGACGGGCGATGTTCCGCATCGCGGTGGGACTGGTGAAGAAGCTGGTCATCGCGGACGTGCTGGGCAGCGGCATCGTCGACCCGGTGTTCGCCGCGCCAGAGAAGTACGCGTCGGCCGAGTGTGTCGTCGCCGCCATCGCCTACACCTTCGAGCTCTACTACGACTTTTCGGGGTACTCGGACATCGCGCTGGGCGTGGCGGCGCTGTTCGGCTTCAAGTTCCCGGAGAACTTCAACCGGCCGTACCTGGCGAAGAACCTGGGTGAGTTCTGGAACCGGTGGCACATGAGCCTGTCCACCTGGCTGCGGGACTACCTGTACCGCCCGCTGGGCGGCAACCGCGTGTCGAAGCCCCGCGTCCTCTTCAACCTGATGACGGTGATGGTGCTGGGCGGCCTGTGGCACGGCGCGGACTGGCGCTTCGCGGTGTGGGGCGGCGTGCATGGCTTCGCGCTCGGGCTGACGCGGTGCTGGGAGTGGACCATCGGCAAGCCGGAGAAGCCGGGTGTCCCGCGCATCGCGGTGGGGATGCTGGCGACCTTCACCATCGTCGTGCTGACGCGCGTGGTGTTCCGCGCGAAGAACATGACGGACGCGGGGGAGTTCTACGCGCGGATGATGGAGGGAGTGCCGGGCATCGCCAACGTGAGCCCGCTGGTGTGGGGCATGCTCGCGGCGGCGGTGTTCTTCCACGCGGTGCCGATGAAGCTCTACACGGTGACGTCGGAGCTGTTCGTCCGGCTGCCCGTGCCCGTGCGCGCCGTCGCGCTCATCCTGCTGGGCCTGGGCATCCGCCACCTGTCCGCGGTGGAGACACGGCCCTACGTCTACCTCCAGTTCTAG
- a CDS encoding penicillin-binding transpeptidase domain-containing protein: MSRFLPMRRLRNTFLALLALATPSTLAASPKPTHPGCFLLMDLETGKVSRNDAKKCATRMPPASTFKVPHALIALETGVITSVDQVHPWDGTQRRVAMWNQDQTLDTAMRRSAVWVFQETARKIGRERMEDWLERFHYGT; this comes from the coding sequence ATGTCTCGCTTCCTCCCCATGCGCCGTCTCCGCAACACCTTCCTCGCCCTCCTCGCGCTCGCGACTCCGAGCACACTCGCGGCCTCGCCCAAGCCCACGCATCCAGGCTGCTTCCTGCTGATGGACCTGGAGACCGGCAAGGTCAGTCGCAACGACGCGAAGAAGTGCGCGACGCGGATGCCACCCGCGTCCACCTTCAAGGTGCCCCACGCGCTCATCGCCCTGGAGACGGGCGTCATCACGAGCGTCGACCAGGTGCACCCGTGGGACGGCACGCAGCGCCGCGTCGCGATGTGGAACCAGGACCAGACGCTGGACACGGCCATGCGCCGCTCCGCCGTGTGGGTCTTCCAGGAGACAGCGCGGAAGATTGGACGCGAGCGCATGGAGGACTGGCTCGAGCGCTTCCACTACGGCACGTAG